In Bombus terrestris chromosome 6, iyBomTerr1.2, whole genome shotgun sequence, a single window of DNA contains:
- the LOC100650384 gene encoding glutathione synthetase isoform X1 has product MTMEASRLEPCIQLQLSREELENVVDKAKDWALMHGISMRSKVSFNKNQVQVLPFTLLPSSFPRKNFEKAKGIQVLLNELIHKVAHDNNFLIKSLKSTIDADPFTAKLFNIYETIYKEGFSQTLSLGLLRSDYMLHENQIKQVELNTIASSFGGIVTVTTQYHKYILSEVGHADKIKNIPENNPINGLCKGLIYAWKLYDNEKAVILFVVESITYNVCDQRFHEFEISKINPDIKIIRRSLRDLVSEAKLGPNKQLIVGDLEVSVVYFRSGYEVEAYPTEREWEIRLLIERSKAIKCPSIQYHLAGTKKVQQSLAYPNVLNVLLKDDNTIKQIQEVFAGLYSLEFNNEAEVIIDNAMSDPKKYVLKPQREGGGNNVYNEDIKTHLESMRNSEERTAWILMDRFYPPVQKNYIVRGHNEPFEDNHLDFSDVVSELGVYGVIIGSNNDIIYNEEVGHILRTKPSNENEGGIAAGIGAIDSPYLIS; this is encoded by the exons atgacAATGGAAGCTTCACGTTTAGAACCTTGTATTCAATTACAATTATCAAGGGAAGAATTAGAAAATGTTGTAGATAAGGCTAAGGATTGGGCCCTTATGCATG GTATTAGTATGCGATCAAAAGTATCCTTTAATAAAAATCAGGTACAAGTTTTACCATTTACTTTATTACCATCAAGTTTTCCTAGGAAAAATTTTGAGAAAGCTAAGGGTATACAAGTATTATTGAATGAACTGATACATAAGGTTGCACatgataataattttctaataaaaagtttgaaaag tACAATTGATGCAGATCCATTTACAGCAAAATTATTCAACATATATGAAACTATATATAAGGAAGGATTTAGTCAA ACTTTAAGTCTTGGTCTACTTCGATCAGATTACATGTTACATGAGAATCAGATTAAACAAGTTGAATTAAATACTATTGCAAGTAGTTTTGGAGGAATAGTTACAGTTACTACTCAGTATCATAA ATATATCTTATCAGAAGTTGGACATgcggataaaataaaaaat ATCCCAGAAAATAATCCAATTAATGGACTCTGTAAAGGGCTAATATATGCATGGAAATTATATGATAATGAAAA ggCTGTAATATTATTTGTTGTTGAAAGTATTACTTATAATGTATGTGATCAGAGATTTcatgaatttgaaatttctaaaattaatcctgatattaaaataatcagAAGAAGTTTAAGAGATTTAGTGTCTGAAGCAAAGTTGGGaccaaataaacaattaatagt tggAGATTTAGAAGTTTCTGTAGTTTATTTTCGTTCTGGTTATGAAGTTGAAGCTTACCCCACTGAACGAGAATGGGAAATTAGATTATTAATCGAACGTTCAAAAGCAATAAAATGTCCATCAATACAATATCATCTAGCTGGTACTAaaaag GTACAACAATCTTTAGCTTATCCTAATGTACTTAACGTGCTTTTAAAAGAtgataatacaataaaacaaatacaAGAGGTATTTGCTGGACTTTATTCTTTAGAATTT AATAACGAAGCAGAAGTAATAATTGATAATGCTATGTCAGATCCTAAAAAGTATGTTTTAAAACCACAAAGGGAAGGAGGTGGAAACAATGTTTATAATGAAGATATAAAGACTCATTTAGAATCTATGAGAAATTCAGAAGAAAGAACAGCTTGGATATTAATGGATCGTTTTTATCCACCTgtgcaaaagaattatattGTACGTGGTCATAATGAACCATTTGAAGATAATCATTTAGATTTCTCTGATGTTGTATCAGAACTTGGTGTTTATGGTGTCATTATagg AAGTAataatgatattatatataatgaagAGGTAGGACATATTCTGAGAACAAAACCATCAAATGAAAATGAAGGAGGAATAGCAGCTGGAATTGGAGCTATTGATAGTCCTTATTTAATTAGTTAA
- the LOC100650384 gene encoding glutathione synthetase isoform X2, producing the protein MRSKVSFNKNQVQVLPFTLLPSSFPRKNFEKAKGIQVLLNELIHKVAHDNNFLIKSLKSTIDADPFTAKLFNIYETIYKEGFSQTLSLGLLRSDYMLHENQIKQVELNTIASSFGGIVTVTTQYHKYILSEVGHADKIKNIPENNPINGLCKGLIYAWKLYDNEKAVILFVVESITYNVCDQRFHEFEISKINPDIKIIRRSLRDLVSEAKLGPNKQLIVGDLEVSVVYFRSGYEVEAYPTEREWEIRLLIERSKAIKCPSIQYHLAGTKKVQQSLAYPNVLNVLLKDDNTIKQIQEVFAGLYSLEFNNEAEVIIDNAMSDPKKYVLKPQREGGGNNVYNEDIKTHLESMRNSEERTAWILMDRFYPPVQKNYIVRGHNEPFEDNHLDFSDVVSELGVYGVIIGSNNDIIYNEEVGHILRTKPSNENEGGIAAGIGAIDSPYLIS; encoded by the exons ATGCGATCAAAAGTATCCTTTAATAAAAATCAGGTACAAGTTTTACCATTTACTTTATTACCATCAAGTTTTCCTAGGAAAAATTTTGAGAAAGCTAAGGGTATACAAGTATTATTGAATGAACTGATACATAAGGTTGCACatgataataattttctaataaaaagtttgaaaag tACAATTGATGCAGATCCATTTACAGCAAAATTATTCAACATATATGAAACTATATATAAGGAAGGATTTAGTCAA ACTTTAAGTCTTGGTCTACTTCGATCAGATTACATGTTACATGAGAATCAGATTAAACAAGTTGAATTAAATACTATTGCAAGTAGTTTTGGAGGAATAGTTACAGTTACTACTCAGTATCATAA ATATATCTTATCAGAAGTTGGACATgcggataaaataaaaaat ATCCCAGAAAATAATCCAATTAATGGACTCTGTAAAGGGCTAATATATGCATGGAAATTATATGATAATGAAAA ggCTGTAATATTATTTGTTGTTGAAAGTATTACTTATAATGTATGTGATCAGAGATTTcatgaatttgaaatttctaaaattaatcctgatattaaaataatcagAAGAAGTTTAAGAGATTTAGTGTCTGAAGCAAAGTTGGGaccaaataaacaattaatagt tggAGATTTAGAAGTTTCTGTAGTTTATTTTCGTTCTGGTTATGAAGTTGAAGCTTACCCCACTGAACGAGAATGGGAAATTAGATTATTAATCGAACGTTCAAAAGCAATAAAATGTCCATCAATACAATATCATCTAGCTGGTACTAaaaag GTACAACAATCTTTAGCTTATCCTAATGTACTTAACGTGCTTTTAAAAGAtgataatacaataaaacaaatacaAGAGGTATTTGCTGGACTTTATTCTTTAGAATTT AATAACGAAGCAGAAGTAATAATTGATAATGCTATGTCAGATCCTAAAAAGTATGTTTTAAAACCACAAAGGGAAGGAGGTGGAAACAATGTTTATAATGAAGATATAAAGACTCATTTAGAATCTATGAGAAATTCAGAAGAAAGAACAGCTTGGATATTAATGGATCGTTTTTATCCACCTgtgcaaaagaattatattGTACGTGGTCATAATGAACCATTTGAAGATAATCATTTAGATTTCTCTGATGTTGTATCAGAACTTGGTGTTTATGGTGTCATTATagg AAGTAataatgatattatatataatgaagAGGTAGGACATATTCTGAGAACAAAACCATCAAATGAAAATGAAGGAGGAATAGCAGCTGGAATTGGAGCTATTGATAGTCCTTATTTAATTAGTTAA
- the LOC100651706 gene encoding far upstream element-binding protein 3 — translation MSDYSAVAPPQNFSQSSAFAAALQRAKQIAAKINPAGAQNNQDTKLKRPLEDGSEPEAKKMASLVSDPLMGLRGPAGSNALGESINPTGRTGQAGSSGGPIGNVGGICNEDIRVPDNMVGLIIGRGGEQITRLQSETGCKIQMAPESGGLPERLCTLTGSREAVNRAKELVLSIVNQRSRTEGIGDMGGSSGGLMSHSGFVEIMIPGPKVGLIIGKGGETIKQLQEKSGAKMVVIQEGPSQEQEKPLRITGDPQKVEYAKQLVYELIAEKEMQMFHRGARGNDRSGNYSNDSSFNHGSGTTDGVEVLVPRAAVGVVIGKGGDMIKKIQAETGARVQFQQGREDGPGDRKCIVSGKHQAVEQVRQRIQELIDSVMRRDDGRSNIGARSGPRGNGFGNNRNPNEYGGWDRRQGGPMQDKIETMFTVPSSKCGIIIGKGGETIKQINQQTGAHCELDRRNQSNENEKIFIIRGNPEQVEHAKRIFSEKLGMAPANTSFTGTQGAIGYNPTWNAGTAYQAWPNQPQTTDTSTASQAPVQVNPQTGQPDYSAQWAEYYRSLGMHREADMIEQQAKQGKQDHNQQSGNTQNQTNTSTANTAGPAQQQQPQTQQQQQQQQTGATQNGGQADYSAQWAEYYRSIGKIKEAEAIEAQMKAGKLGMQNNQMAQNMQQSMQGQSGPASGTPNAFPQAYGSYPTINASSTPTGYYAAGAGATTQPQTGQQNPSFPTGYQNYPYSQTNTES, via the exons ATGAGTGACTATTCAGCGGTTGCTCCGCCTCAGAATTTTAGTCAAAGCTCAGCATTTGCGGCAGCTTTGCAACGTGCAAAACAA ATAGCTGCAAAGATTAATCCAGCTGGTGCTCAAAATAATCAAGATACAAAGTTGAAACGTCCCCTTGAAGATGGATCag AACCTGAAGCAAAAAAAATGGCATCACTGGTATCAGACCCATTAATGGGACTTCGAGGCCCAGCAGGAAGTAATGCATTAGGGGAGTCAATTAATCCAACAGGACGAACAGGACAAGCAGGATCTTCAGGAGGACCAATTGGAAATGTAGGAGGTATTTGTAATGAAGATATCAGAGTTCCAGATAACATGGTTGGACTGA TAATTGGCAGAGGTGGAGAACAAATAACAAGATTGCAGAGTGAAACAGgatgtaaaatacaaatggCACCAGAAAGTGGTGGGCTACCTGAACGTCTTTGCACATTAACTGGCTCACGAGAAGCTGTCAA TCGCGCAAAAGAGTTGGTATTATCAATAGTAAATCAAAGAAGTAGAACTGAAGGAATTGGTGATATGGGTGGAAGCAGTGGAGGATTAATGAGTCATTCAGGATTTGTTGAAATAATGATTCCTGGGCCAAAAGTTGGTTTAATTATTGGAAAAGGCGGAGAAACGATAAAACAACTTCAAGAAAAATCTGGAGCTAAGATGGTTGTTATTCAAGAAGGTCCTTCTCAAGAACAAGAAAAACCATTAAG gaTAACTGGTGATCCACAAAAGGTAGAATATGCTAAACAACTAGTATATGAATTAATAGCTGAAAAGGAAATGCAGATGTTTCATAGAGGTGCAAGAGGAAATGATAGGAGTGGAAATTATTCAAATGATAGTAGTTTTAACCATGGTTCTGGAACCACTGATGGAGTGGAA gTACTTGTTCCAAGAGCAGCAGTAGGTGTTGTTATTGGTAAAGGAGGAGAtatgattaaaaaaatacaGGCAGAGACTGGTGCAAGAGTTCAATTTCAACAGGGACGGGAGGACGGCCCTGGGGACAGAAAATGCATAGTGTCTGGCAAACATCAAGCTGTAGAACAAGTGCGTCAACGCATTCAGGAACTTATTGATAGTGTAATG AGAAGAGATGATGGTAGAAGTAATATAGGAGCAAGAAGTGGCCCAAGAGGCAATGGATTTGGCAATAATCGTAATCCGAATGAATATGGCGGATGGGATAGACGTCAAGGAGGACCTATGCaagataaaatagaaacaatgtTCACTGTTCCATCTTCGAAATGTGGTATTATTATAGGAAAAG GTGGTGAAaccattaaacaaataaatcagCAGACTGGAGCACATTGTGAACTAGATAGAAGAAATCAAagtaatgaaaatgaaaaaattttcataattcGTGGAAACCCTGAACAAGTGGAGCATGCAAAAAGAATATTTAGCGAAAAGTTAGGCATg GCTCCAGCTAATACGTCATTTACTGGTACACAAGGAGCAATTGGATATAATCCAACTTGGAATGCTGGAACAGCTTACCAAGCCTGGCCAAACCAACCTCAAACTACTGATACAA GTACAGCAAGTCAAGCTCCGGTTCAAGTAAATCCACAAACAGGACAACCAGATTATAGTGCACAATGGGCAGAATATTATCGATCATTAGGTATGCATAGAGAAGCAGATATGATTGAACAACAAGCAAAACAAGGAAAACAAGATCATAATCAACAGTCag gAAATACACAAAACCAAACTAATACATCAACAGCTAATACTGCTGGTCCAGCACAACAACAGCAACCACAAacacaacagcaacagcaacaacaacaaactGGAGCTACACAGAATGGAGGTCAGGCTGATTATAGTGCACAATGGGCAGAATATTATAGAAGTATTggtaaaataaaagaagcagAAGCTATAGAAGCTCAAATGAAAGCAGGGAAG ttgGGAATGCAAAACAATCAAATGGCTCAAAATATGCAACAAAGTATGCAAGGTCAATCTGGTCCAGCGAGTGGGACTCCTAATGCATTTCCACAAGCTTACGGCAGTTATCCAACAATAAACGCTAGTTCAACTCCAACGGGTTATTATGCAGCGGGAGCTGGAGCTACCACACAGCCACAAACTGGTCAACAGAATCCGTCTTTTCCAACGGGCTATCAAAACTATCCTTACTCACAAACAAATACAGAAAGTTAA